In Amycolatopsis sp. FBCC-B4732, the genomic stretch CTGGGCGCCGCGGCGAGGGAGACCGCCGTCGCCGGGTGGCGGGTCGTGCGCTCCTGCTCGGCGCGGGTGGTCTGCGCGGCGTAGGTCTCGGAGCCGAACGCCGCCGCGAACGGCACGGCCAGCAGCGCGCCGGCGATCACCAGGAGGAGCAGGAGGGACTCGAACCGGTCGCCCGTGCGCGCCAGCGGGTTGCGCCCGGGGTGCAACCGGCGCCGGAACCGGGCGATCCGTCCGCTGGGCCTGCGCATGCGCGACTCACTCCTCCCAGAAGACGTCATCTCGATAACAGTGTGCGCGCAGGGGCTCGACTTTTTCTCGCGAATGGGATGCGGCCCACCTGTGAACCGGTGCACAACCACCCGGTCGTGCTAACTCGCCGCGATCGCCGAGCACAGCGCGTGAGCGATTTCCCGTCCGGTGACGTCGGTGTGGCTCCGCACGAAGCGGTCCGCGCGGAGGTTGTGCGGCACGCCCGGCCGCCAGCGGTAGGTCCCGGTCACCGGGACCAGCTCCGTGGTGACGGCTTCGGCGGTCCGCTGCGCGCCGTCGTGGCCCATGGCGCCGTACGGCGCGTCCCCGATCCGGGCCGCGATCGCGTACGGGACGCCGACGACGAAATCGGCGGCGGAGTGCGTGACCAGGATCGGCCCGCGCACGACCCGCTCGTCCAGCACGTGGCGGAACACGCCCGCGCGGCCGCCGCCCCAGTCCGCGGCGAAGCCGAAGTGGGAAAACGCGGCCTGCAGCAGGGTGAGCGTCGCCAGCGAGCCGGCCGGGAGCGAGCCGGCGGCCGCCGTCACCAGCCGCGCGCCGAAGCTGTGGCCGACGAGGTGGATCTGCGGCCCGCCGGGCGACGTCGCCAGCAGCGGCGCGAGCCCGCGGACGCCCACCTCGTCCGCGCGGGCTTTGAGCTCGTAGCAGGCGAGGAAGTCGAGCAGGTGCGTCGCCGCGGCCTTCCCGAGGCGGTCCATGACGGTGCCGCCGGGGAGGGTGAACAGCTGCGTGGAGGCGTCTTCGTGGTCGTCCGCGCCGCGGGTGGCGACCGACAGCAGCGCGGCGGCGAACGCGGTGCGCGCGGTGGCGCGGACCGGCAGCGCCGGGACCAGGTCGGCGGCGGCGTCGATGGTGAGCCGCTGGCCGGGCACGAGGTCCCGCAGCAGATCGAGCCGCTCCGGCAGCCCGGCGTCCGGCCCGGCGGTTTTCCGCGACGGCCACAGCACGCCGACGAGGGCGATCCCCCGCCCGGCCCCGCCGACCGACCGCATCGACCCGGCGAGGGCCGAGCAGAGCAGGCGCGCGACCAGGTGACCGTCGTTCCAGCCGTGGCAGAGGACGACGAGATCGGTGACGCCCGGGGCGCCGGCCAGCTCCCGAACGGCCGCACCCCGGTCCCCGACGAGCTCACCGGCCGGGCCGAATTCGACCTCGGCGGCCGGGAAACCGCACCACTGCACGAGCTCCTCCTCGGGCGACGACTCCGGGAAAGTCGCGCGCACCTCGGCGCCCGTTACGGGAAACGGGCCGCGGGGTGCAGCCCGCCTCGAACCGGAACCCCGGCCCGCGCACCCGAGCGCAGCGGGCGGCAACCGTGGCCGCCGGTCAGAGCCAGTCGTCCGGGCGGGGCCACGGCATCAGCGCCGCCAGTGCGTCCCGCGCCGGCTCGGTCACCGCGTAACGGCCCCGGTGGAACAGCAGCGGCCGCGCCTCCGAAGGCGCACCCAACGCCGTGACCCGGCCGATCACGACGTAGTGGTCCCCCGCCTCGTGCACCGCCTCGAGAGAACAGTCGATCCACGTCAGCGCGCCGTCGAGCAGCGGCGCCCCGGACGGGGCCGGCGTCCAGGCGACCCGGGCGAACTTGTCCGCACCCCGGGCACCGAACACCGCGCTGATCTCCTGCTGGTCCTCCGCCAGCACGTTGACGGCGAACCGCCCCGCCGCGGCGAGAACCGGCCAGGTCCGCGAAGTCCGGGCCGGGCAGAACAGCACCAGCGGCGGATCCAGCGACAACGCGGCGAACGACTGGCAGGCGAACCCGGCGAGAGTGTCGCCGTCCCGGCCGGTGACCACCGTGACTCCCGTGCAGAAGTGCCCGAGCACGCTGCGGAAGCCGGCCTGGTCGACCGCCATCGCGGTCATGACCCGGGCGGCCGCGCACCGACCGAGAAGTCGTGTCCCCACAACGAAACCGCGGTGCTTTCGCGAGCGATCCAGTTGTCGTCGTCGACCTGGCGGCCTTCGCACCCGAACTCGACGTCGAAGCCACCCGGGGTCTTCATGTAGAAGGAGAGCATCAGGTCGTTGACGTGCCGGCCGAGGGTGGCCGACATCGGGACCTTGCGGCGGATCGCGCGGTCGAGGCACAGGCCGACGTCGTCGGTGTTCTCCACCTCCACCATCAGGTGCACAATCCCGCTCGGCGTGGGCATCGGCAGGAACGCCAGGCTGTGATGGCGCGGGTTGCAGCCGAAGAAGCGCAGCCACGCGGGCGCGCCGTCGGCGGGACGGCCGACCAGCTGCGGTGGCAGGCGCATCGAGTCGCGCAGCCGGAAGCCGAGGACGTCCCGGTAGAACCGCAGCGACGCCTCGTCGTCCTTTGTGGACAAAACGACGTGCCCGAGACCCTGCTCGCCGGTCACGAACTTGTGGCCGTACGGGCTCACCACGCGCCGGTGCTGCAGCGCGACGCCGTGGAACACCTCCTGGGTGTTGCCGGACGGGTCGTCGAAGCTGATCAGCTCGTCGACGCGCCGGTCGGCGAGTTCGTCGGGCGTGCCCTCCTTGTACGGCACGGACGCACTGTCCAACCGGGACCGGATCTCGGCCAGTTCGCCGGCGTTCGCGGCTTCCCACCCGGTGACGGCCAGCCGGTCGGCGGAACCGGGTGAGACGACCAGCCGTGCCGGGAAGTCGTCCATGCGCAGGTAAAGCGCGTCCGGGTCGGTGCCGCTGCCTTCGACCATGCCGAGCACCTTGAGCCCGTACTCGCGCCACGCGGCCATGTCGGTGGCTTCGACGCGCAGGTAGCCCAGTGACCGGATGCCCATCAGGAACTCCCGAGGAAGTCGAGGGCCAGCCGGTTGAACTCGTCGAACTTCTCCAGCTGGGCCCAGTGCCCGCAGCCGCCGAACACGTGCAGCTGCGCGCGCGGAATCGTCTTGCACGCCACCAGCGCGCCGTCCAAGGGATTGACGCGGTCCTCGCGGCCCCAGACCAGCAGCACGCGCTGGCGCAGCCGGTGGGCTTCGCGCCAGAGCATGCCTTCTTCGTAGGTTCCGGGCTGGGCGAACGACATCCCCATCGCGCGCATCGCGGCCAGGGACTCCGGGGTGTTCGCCGCGGCGAAGCGGTCGTCGATCAGCTCGTCGGTGATCAGCTTCTGGTCGTGGACCATGATGCGCAGGAACGCTTCCATGCGCTCACGGCTGGGGTGGGCCGCGAAGCGGCCGAGGTTCTTGACGCCTTCGGTGGGGTCCGGCGCGAACAGGTTGACGCTCAGCCCGCCCGGCCCCATCAGCACCAGCCGCCCGGCGCGCTTGCCGTGGTTCAGCGCCAGCCGGACCGCCGCGCCGCCACCGAGGGAATTGCCGACGAAGTGGGCGCGCTCGATCCCCAGTGCGTCCATCAGCCCGGCGACGGCGTCCGCGCTGTGCCGGAAGTACTGCGGGTGCTCGGTCGGCTTGTCGGAGCGGCCGAACCCGGGCTGGTCGACGGCGATCGTCCGGTAGTGCTTGGCGAACTCCGGCAGGTTGCGCCCGAAGTTGCTCCACGCCGACGCGCCGGGCCCGCCGCCGTGCAGCAGGATGACCGTCTCGGCGTGCTCGGCGCCCGCTTCGTGGTAGTGCAGGTTCAGCGAACCCGCACGGACGTACTTGCCTTCCGGAGCGGCCATCAGTACATCGCGTTCTCGACGGGGAGCCCGAAGGCGCCGGTGCCGAACATGACGTAGGCGCGCTCGGCGTCGTTCGCCGCGTGCACCCGGCCCGCGTGCGCGTCGCGCCAGAAGCGCTGGATCGGCGTGCCGCGCTGGATCGCCCGGCCGCCGGAGTTCTCGAAGAGCCGGTCGATCGCGGCGATCGCGCGTTCGGTGCCGCGCACCTGGTCGCGCCGGACGCGCAGCCGGAGATCGGTGGGCAGCCGCTCCTCGCGCTCGGCCAGTTCGTACAGCTCCTCGATGTTGCGGGTCAGCTGCAGCCACGCCGCGTCGATTTCGCTGGCCGCCTCGGCGATCCGCACCTTGGCGAACGGGTCCTCTTTGGACTGTTCACCGGCGTACGCGGCCCGCACGCGCTTGCGCTGGTGCTCGACGTGCGCGTCGTAGGCGCCTTGGGCCATGCCGATGATCGGCGCGGTGATCGTGGACGGGTGCACCGAACCGTACGGCAGCCGGTACAGCGGCCCGGGGTTGATCGCCTGGCCCGGCACCTTGCACTTCGACGTCGCGATGAAGCTGAGCGCCCGGTGCTGCGGGATGAAGACGTCCTCGACGACGATGTCGTTCGACCCCGTGCCGCGCAGGCCCACGGTGTCCCAGACGTCCACGATCGCGTAGTCCGCGATGGGCAGCAGGTAGGTGCAGAAGTCGACCGGCTTGCCGTCCTTGAACGCGGGTCCCCCGAGCAGCACCCACGTGCAGTGGCCGGAGCCGGAGGAGAAGCTCCAGCGGCCGGAGAGCCGGTAGCCGCCTTCGACGACCTCGGCCTTGCCCATGGGCGCGTACGACGACGAGATCCGCACGTCCTGGTCCGCGCCCCAGACCTCTTGCTGGGCCTGCTGGTCGAACAGCGCCACGTGCCACGGGTGGACGCCGAGGATGGAGGCGACCCAGCCGGTGGACCCGCACGCGCTCGCGATCAGCTTGACCGCGGTGTAGAAGCTCACCGGGTCGGTTTCGAGGCCCCCGAAGGACTTCGGCTGCAGCATCTTGAAGAACCCGGTCTCCTGCAGGGCCTTCACGGACTCCTCGGGGACGTTCCGCGCGTCCTCGGTGTCCTGGGCCCGTTCCCGCAGGACCGGCAGGAGGTCCCGGACCCCGGCGATCACCTGCTCGTTCATGCGCAGTCCTCTCTCGCGTTCACTGCGCCAAGACTAGAACACGTTCTCGTTTTTGTCGAGAACACCCTGCGCCAGCGCGCTGTTGATCCCCGCCCTGCGGCCGGAAAACACGCAGTCGGCCAGGGACAGACCGCTCACGTAGGACCTGGAACAGATTCCCACGGCGGTGCGCCCGGCGGCGTAGAGGCCCGGGATCGGCGCCCCCGCCGCGTTCCGCACCGCGCCGGTGTCCTCGTCCACGACCAGGCCGCCGAGGGTCAGCATCGGCGTCGGGTAGCCGAGGTTCGGCCGTACCGAGATGTCGATGAGCGAGTACGGCGGGTGCGCCAGGCGCCGCGCGAACTCGGCGGGCTTGCCCACCGGATCGCGATCGCCGTGGTAAGCCTCGACGCTGGCGCGCAGCCCCTGCGGGTCGACGCCGGCCTTGCGCGCCACCTCTTCGACCGTCGCGCCGGTCACGCGGCCGCGGCGCAGCAGGTACCGCAGCTGGAGGCCCTGGAACCACTGGCTTTGCGCCTTCGTGTCCCGGCGGGCGTCGGCCACGACCGGCGCGTCGACGAGCAGCCAGCCCCGGCCCCCGTGCTCCTCGATGAGCTTCTCCCCGACCGCGGCGCCGTACCGGGATTCGTCGATGACCCGGCGGCCCGCGGCGTCCACGATGATCCCGCCGAGGAACGCGCTGGGCGGGGTGATGAACCGCCACGCGGAGATCCGGCCGAGCTCGCCGGTAACCCCGCCGGCCTCGACGCCGAGGCGGATGCCCGATCCGTCGTCGGCGGAGGTGCCGAGCGGGAGCCCGCCGCGGTACGCCGGCGCGTGTTCACGCACCAGCTCGCGGTTCGCGATGAACCCGCCCGCGGCGAGCACGACCCCGCGCCGGGCGGAAATCCGCAGCT encodes the following:
- a CDS encoding FAD-binding protein; the encoded protein is MDELVADVVIVGLGAAGACAALEAADAGADVVIVERFDGGGASAVSGGVVYAGGGTAQQLDAGVDDSVDAMYAYLRLEAGDVVAEGTLRRFCEGSREMITWLEGNGVPFEGSLCPYKTSYPSDAHYLYYSGSEAAGGFRDAAKPAPRGHRVKGPGTSGKLLMTRLKEAVAKRGIRVLPQTRVRSLAQEDGRVTGVVADTLRDAPAGVRARHRRLAQYAAKPGIYVPSLRRSLHRRVARLERQHGRELRISARRGVVLAAGGFIANRELVREHAPAYRGGLPLGTSADDGSGIRLGVEAGGVTGELGRISAWRFITPPSAFLGGIIVDAAGRRVIDESRYGAAVGEKLIEEHGGRGWLLVDAPVVADARRDTKAQSQWFQGLQLRYLLRRGRVTGATVEEVARKAGVDPQGLRASVEAYHGDRDPVGKPAEFARRLAHPPYSLIDISVRPNLGYPTPMLTLGGLVVDEDTGAVRNAAGAPIPGLYAAGRTAVGICSRSYVSGLSLADCVFSGRRAGINSALAQGVLDKNENVF
- the hsaD gene encoding 4,5:9,10-diseco-3-hydroxy-5,9,17-trioxoandrosta-1(10),2-diene-4-oate hydrolase; translation: MAAPEGKYVRAGSLNLHYHEAGAEHAETVILLHGGGPGASAWSNFGRNLPEFAKHYRTIAVDQPGFGRSDKPTEHPQYFRHSADAVAGLMDALGIERAHFVGNSLGGGAAVRLALNHGKRAGRLVLMGPGGLSVNLFAPDPTEGVKNLGRFAAHPSRERMEAFLRIMVHDQKLITDELIDDRFAAANTPESLAAMRAMGMSFAQPGTYEEGMLWREAHRLRQRVLLVWGREDRVNPLDGALVACKTIPRAQLHVFGGCGHWAQLEKFDEFNRLALDFLGSS
- the hsaC gene encoding iron-dependent extradiol dioxygenase HsaC; translated protein: MGIRSLGYLRVEATDMAAWREYGLKVLGMVEGSGTDPDALYLRMDDFPARLVVSPGSADRLAVTGWEAANAGELAEIRSRLDSASVPYKEGTPDELADRRVDELISFDDPSGNTQEVFHGVALQHRRVVSPYGHKFVTGEQGLGHVVLSTKDDEASLRFYRDVLGFRLRDSMRLPPQLVGRPADGAPAWLRFFGCNPRHHSLAFLPMPTPSGIVHLMVEVENTDDVGLCLDRAIRRKVPMSATLGRHVNDLMLSFYMKTPGGFDVEFGCEGRQVDDDNWIARESTAVSLWGHDFSVGARPPGS
- a CDS encoding alpha/beta fold hydrolase gives rise to the protein MRATFPESSPEEELVQWCGFPAAEVEFGPAGELVGDRGAAVRELAGAPGVTDLVVLCHGWNDGHLVARLLCSALAGSMRSVGGAGRGIALVGVLWPSRKTAGPDAGLPERLDLLRDLVPGQRLTIDAAADLVPALPVRATARTAFAAALLSVATRGADDHEDASTQLFTLPGGTVMDRLGKAAATHLLDFLACYELKARADEVGVRGLAPLLATSPGGPQIHLVGHSFGARLVTAAAGSLPAGSLATLTLLQAAFSHFGFAADWGGGRAGVFRHVLDERVVRGPILVTHSAADFVVGVPYAIAARIGDAPYGAMGHDGAQRTAEAVTTELVPVTGTYRWRPGVPHNLRADRFVRSHTDVTGREIAHALCSAIAAS
- the hsaA gene encoding 3-hydroxy-9,10-secoandrosta-1,3,5(10)-triene-9,17-dione monooxygenase oxygenase subunit, producing MNEQVIAGVRDLLPVLRERAQDTEDARNVPEESVKALQETGFFKMLQPKSFGGLETDPVSFYTAVKLIASACGSTGWVASILGVHPWHVALFDQQAQQEVWGADQDVRISSSYAPMGKAEVVEGGYRLSGRWSFSSGSGHCTWVLLGGPAFKDGKPVDFCTYLLPIADYAIVDVWDTVGLRGTGSNDIVVEDVFIPQHRALSFIATSKCKVPGQAINPGPLYRLPYGSVHPSTITAPIIGMAQGAYDAHVEHQRKRVRAAYAGEQSKEDPFAKVRIAEAASEIDAAWLQLTRNIEELYELAEREERLPTDLRLRVRRDQVRGTERAIAAIDRLFENSGGRAIQRGTPIQRFWRDAHAGRVHAANDAERAYVMFGTGAFGLPVENAMY
- the hsaB gene encoding 3-hydroxy-9,10-secoandrosta-1,3,5(10)-triene-9,17-dione monooxygenase reductase subunit, which translates into the protein MTAMAVDQAGFRSVLGHFCTGVTVVTGRDGDTLAGFACQSFAALSLDPPLVLFCPARTSRTWPVLAAAGRFAVNVLAEDQQEISAVFGARGADKFARVAWTPAPSGAPLLDGALTWIDCSLEAVHEAGDHYVVIGRVTALGAPSEARPLLFHRGRYAVTEPARDALAALMPWPRPDDWL